TCGTCGCGCGGATCGAGGAGCTGCGGGGCCCGTTCGGCCTCAGCGATTTCCTCGATAAGCGTATCGGAAAAATGTCGACGGGCATGAAGCAGCGCCTGTCGATCTCCAGGGTCGTCTTCCACGATCCCCAAGTCCTCATCTTCGATGAGCCGACGGCGGGGCTCGACGTGATCGGCGCCCGAGCCGTCCTGAGCCTGATCCAGGATCTGAAGAAGAAAGGACGGACGGTGATCTTCTCGACGCACATCATGACCGAGGCGGAGCGGATCTGCGACGAGATCGCGATCATCGAGCGCGGGCGAATCCTCGCGCAGGGGTCCGTGGAGTCGCTGCGGCAGAAATCCAATCAGAGCTCGCTCGAAGACGTCTTCGTCGAGATCGTGGGGAGCGTCGACGGTGAGCGGTAAAATGCTCGCGGTGTTCCGGAAAGAGGTGATCGACACGCTCAGGGACGGGCGGTCGATCTTCGCGATATTCGTCTTCCCGTTTCTTCTCTACCCGGCGATGCTCTTCTTCATCTCCTGGATGCACATGAAAGAGGGCGAGGAGGCGAAGGCCCTCGAGGTGCGCGTGGGCGTGGTCGGTGGGGCCACGCTGCCGTTCCTCGCCGACAGCCTCGCGGCGATGCCCGGCGTGACCGCGGTGCCGCTCGAAGCGGCGCCCGCCTCGATGGATGACGCCCACGTGAACGCGGTGCTGGTCGTGCCCGCCGGGATTCTCGGGTCGATCGCGCGGGGGGACAGCGCGCGGGTCGAGCTTCTGTACAAGGAGGCGGACAACAAGTCGTCCGCGGCAGCCGCGCGGATCGAGCGGATCCTGGACCCGGTACGCCAAGCGCTCACTGTCTCGTGGGCGCAGAGCCACGGCGCGCATACCGACACGCCGCCGCTGTTGGTCGTCGAGAAGAAGGACGTCTCTCTCAAGAGCGAGATGGGCCGCTACATCGCCGCGCTCCTCATTCCGTACCTCCTCATGGTCATGATGGCGGCCGGCTCGATGCAGACGGCGATCGACGCGACGACCGGCGAGAAGGAGCGGAGTACGCTCGAGACCCTGCTTGCGACCTCGGCCTCGCGCGCCGAGCTCCTGCTGGGGAAGTGCGCCGCCGTGATCGCCGCGGCCGTGACGGGCGCGGTCACCGGTATCACCGGGCTCTGGTTCACGTTCGCGGTCGTCGCGAAGGCGTTCCCGGCCATGGGGACCAGCGAGCTCGAGCTCTCGATCGGGCCCGACAAGCTGATCCTGATCTTCCTGACCCTGCTGCCGACGGCCGTCTTCCTGAGCGCGGTCCTGGTCGCGATAGGCTGCTTCGCGCGGAGCATGCGGGAGGGCCAGACCTATGCGTCGTACGTCTACATGGTCGCCATCTTCATGGGACTGGGAAGCCTTGGCCAGCAGACGCCTTCGATGTCTCGATTCTTCATCCCGTTTCTGAATACGGCCCTTCTCCAGCGCGAGATACTCACCAATTCCGTGCAGCTGCTACATGCCGTCGCGGCCGTGGGCGTGACGACGGCCGCGGCCGCGGTCATGCTCACGATCGCGGTCCGACTATTCTCGAACGAAGCCGTCCTCTTCCGGACCTGAGGACGAAAAGCCGGGGCCGATGGGCGCCCGACCGGAGGAACCATGAAGAGCGACGTCGACAGACTTCTCGAAGAGCGCGGGCTCTCGGCCGCGATCATCCTGCGCGGCGAGACCCCGAACCCGACGTTCCGCTACCTCGCCGGGCCCGCGGCCGCCCACATCAGCGCGGCGATTCTCGTCTGGCGCCCGGGCCAGCGGCCGCACTTGGTGCACGCCGCGATGGAGCGGGACAGCGCCGCCGCGACTGGATTCGAGCTGAGCGAATATGGGTCGCACGGCTATCGGAAGATTCTCGAAGACGAAGGATCGCGGGAGCGCGCCAACGCCCGGCTTCTGGTCAAGGTGCTTGGGGAGCTGGGGGTGAAGGGCCCCGTTCTGATTCACGGCTACGGCGAGGTCGGCCGGAACTACCACGTCTTGAATCGCCTCCGGGAATGGGCGCCGGGGATCGAGATCGCCGAGGACGAGGATCTCGGCCTCTTCGACCGGGCTCGGCTCAGCAAGGAGCCGGACGAGGTCGACGCGGTCCGGACGGTCGCGGGAGCTTGTGGAAGGGCCTACGAGCGGATCCGCAAGGTCATCGGCCGCGGCCGTCTCGAGGGAAAGCGGCTCAAGGATTCCGAAGGGTGGGTCACCATCGGCAGGCTGCGACGTGAGGTGAGGAAGGTGTTCTTCGACGCCGACCTCGAGGAGCCGCACGGGAACATCATCGCGATGGGGCGGGACGCGGGCGTCCCCCACAACGTGGGGAACGACAGCGATGTGATCGAGGAGGGGCGACCGATCGTGGTCGACCTCTACCCGGTCCAGTCGGGCGGAGGCTACTACTTCGACGTGACCCGCACGCTCTGCGTCGGGCGCGCGCCGGCCGAGCTCAAGGAGCTCCACGCGCTCGTGCGCGAGGCCGTCGAGCGGACGGTCAACTCGCTGGCGACGGAGACCCCCGCGCGCATGTACCAGGAGAAGGTCTGCGATCTCTTCGAGCAGCGCGGACACAAGACGATCCGACAGGACGAGCGGCTTCAAGAGGGCTACATCCACGGCCTGGGGCACGGGATCGGCCTCGAGGTCCACGAGCGGCCGCACCTGGGCGGCCCGTCCCAGAATCGCGACCGCATCGCGCCGGGCTCGCTCTTCACCGTGGAGCCGGGTCTCTATTACCCCTCGCGCAACCTGGGCGTTCGGATCGAGGATGTGGTCTACGCTCGCCCGGACGGATCCTTCCAGAACCTGACCCAGATTCCCTACGAGCTCGAGGTCGCGCCCGCGTCCTCCTGATGACGCGCATGACGCCCGCCCGGGAGCGAGCCCGATGAGCCGCGTTGCCGCGTCGACCCGCCGCCGCCGCGAGCGGGCAATCCTCGCGGGCCGGGCTCCCGCGCGCTTTGCCAACGGGGCCGACCCCTTCACCGAGCTTCGCCTCCTCGCGGAAACCGCGGGGGCCGAGGTGCTGGGCGAGGTCCTCCAGCGGCGCGCCTCCGTCCGCTCTTCGACGTTTCTGAGCAAGGGCAAGATCGAGGAGGTTCGTTTGCTATCCGAGGAGCAGGACGCCACCCTCTTGCTCATGGACGACGACCTCTCGCCCGCGCAGAGCCGCAATCTCGAGGAGGAACTGGATCTGCGCGTCGTGGACCGGAGCGGTCTCATCCTCGACATCTTCGCGCGGCGGGCACGGACGCGGGAGGCGCGGCTTCAGGTCGAGCTGGCGCAGCTCGAGTACGTTTTGCCGCGGCTGACCCGCATGTGGGAGCACCTCTCGCGTCTCGGAGGCGGAATCGGCACGAGGGGGCCCGGCGAGACCCAGCTCGAAGTCGACCGCCGGCGGATCCGCGAGCGGATCGCGAAGCTCAAGCGGGAGCTGGAGGGCGTGGTGCGCGAGCGGCGCGTCCAGCGGAAGGGGCGCCTGGGCTGCTACAAGGTCTCGCTGGTCGGCTACACCAACGCCGGGAAATCGACCCTCTTCAACGCCCTCACGCGGGCGCGCGTCTTCGTGGAGGACCAGCTCTTCGCGACCCTCGACCCGACGACGCGCGTCTATGCCACGAGCGGGCGCACGCGCGCGCTGCTCACCGACACCGTGGGATTCATCCGGAAGCTCCCGGCGCATTTGGTCGCCTCGTTCCGCGCGACCCTCGAGGAGGTGACCGAGGCCGATCTCCTCCTTCACGTGGTCGATGCCGCCGAGCCGAGCCCGCAGGTCCACATCGACGCGGTCGAATCGGTCCTGGAAGAGATCGGCGCGCTGGGCCGGCCGCGCCTCCTCGTGTTCAACAAGATCGACGCGCTGGCCGACGAGGTCGGCCTCATCGGCCTGCGCGCGCAGCATCCCGGCGCGGTCTTCGTCTCCGCGGTGACGCGGGAAGGGATTCCGGAGCTGCGCGAGGAGTCGATTCGGAGGCTCCGCGCGGAGGACGGCTCTCTCAGGCAGCAGGAATCGCCGAACGGGGAGTGATGGATCGGGATCGGATCGCCCGGATTCAGGAGGCGCTCCGGGAGGAGGGGCTCCTCGGCTGGCTCCTCTTCGATTTCCACGGCGTGAACCCGATCGCGCGGTCCGTCCTCGAAATGGCGGACGGGCCGACGGCCCCCAAGACCACGCGGCGTTGGTTTTATTTGGTCCCCGCGCGCGGCGAGCCTCAAAGGGTGGTCCACCGCCTGGAGCCGCGCTCCCTCGATCATCTCCCCGGCGAGTCCCGGATCTACCTCACGTGGCAGGAGCTGGATCGCGCGCTTGCCGACGTCATCGGGCGGCTCCTCGCGTCCGGCAGCTCGGGCCCCGCGGGCGCCAAGATCGCAATGGAGTACTCGCCGCTCGCGCGGCTCCCCTACGTCTCGCGGGTCGACGCCGGGACGGTCGAGCTGGTGCGGGGAGCGGGAGCCGAGGTCGTCTCCTCCGCCGACTTGGCGCAGCGCTTCGGCGGAGTGCTTCCGCCGGCAGCGCGGGAGGATCACCGTCGCACCGGGGCCATCTTGCACGGCGTCATCCAAGGCGCGCTCGAGCGGGCGCGGGAGCTCGCGCGCTCCGGCGCGCGGCTCACCGAGGTGTCGCTCCAGGCCTGGATCCAGGAACGATTCGCCGAGGCCGGCCTCGTCTCGAGTGACCCGCCCACGGTCGCCGTGAACGCGCACTCGGGCGACCCGCACTTCACGCCCGCGCCGGACCACGATGCCCCCATCGTCCCCGGCGATTTCATCCTCATCGACGCGTGGGCCAAGGCCGCGCGGGCAGGAGCCGTGTACGCCGACTACACGCAGGTGGCGTTCTTGGGCCCGTCGGCGCCCGAGCGGCATCGGGAGGTGTTCGCCGCAGTCCGCGACGCCCGCGACGCCGCGATCGCGGCGGTGGGTGACGCGCTCCGCGCCGGCCGCGCGATTCGCGGCTGCGACGTGGACGACGCGGCCCGCGGCGTGATCCGCGAGCGGGGCTTCGGCGAGCGATTTGTGCACCGGACCGGGCATTCGATCGGAACGGAGGTGCACGCGAACGGAGTCCACCTGGACAACCTCGAGACACGGGACGAACGCCGGCTCATCGAGGGAACGCTCGTGTCCGTGGAGCCGGGAGTCTACCTCGACGACTTCGGCGTCCGGAGCGAGGTGAACCTCCTGATCGACGGAGGGGAGGCCATCGTGACGACCCAGCCGATCCAGCGCGAGCTCCCCGCGCTCCTCCCGTAGCCGGCGATCATGGCGACCGCGACGGTGCCGCTCCGCGAGATCCGCTTCCGCACCTCCCGCTCCGGAGGTCCTGGCGGACAGAACGTGAACAAGGTGGAGACCAGGGTCGAGCTTTGGTGGGGCCTCGAGGAATCGCCGTCGTTCACGCCCGCGGAAAAGGTCCGCCTCCGCGCGTCGCTGGGCCGGCGCCTGGGCGCGGACGGTGGGGTCCGCGTCGTGAGCCAGAAATTCCGGAGCCAGTCCCGAAATCGCGAAGCCGCGGTGGAGCGGCTGCGCGAGCTGGTGGCCGACGCGCTCCGGCCCCGCAAGTCGAGGCGCGCGACGCGACCGACAGGGTCCTCCCGGGAAGCCCGGCTCGAAGCGAAGAAACGCCGGGCGGCCACGAAGCGACTCCGAATCAGGGGGCCTCACTTCGACGGCTGAGAAGCCGGGTCCGACCGATCGCTCCATGCAAGTGATTTACTGGTAATCAGTTATAGCGCGAGCCCACTCTCCGCGTCTCCGCCAACCTCCCAGAATCCCCTCAATAAGATCGCCCCAGAAGTCGATATGTAACGGGGACTAACGGTCGCCGGTGCGCGGGGGCCGTTTAGTTCCGCCGCCTGCTCCAGAACCGGAATTCAGACCGCGGCACCCGGAGAGAGATCCGTCCGATGAAATCGTTTCCGATCAAGCCCGGGCCAGCGGTAATCGCGGTTTCCGCGCTGGCGCTCGTCGCCCTCGCCGTCGCGATCCCCATCGTCTGGAAGCCAGCGGCGTTTCGTCCCGCCGGCACCGACGGCTCCACCCCGCCCGGTGCGCACGGCACCGCGCGGCCGCCCGAGCCGAAACCAGGGCCGACGGTATTCCGATTCTTCCAGGAGAACCCGACGAACCTCGACGCGGCGCTGGCATCGGACGCGTACTCGTCGACGGTCATCGCACAGATCTACAGCCCCCTCGTGGGCCTCACCTCGAGCCTCGAGCCGACGCCCCAAGCGGCGGACAGCTGGACGATCTCGCGCGACGGCCTGACCTATGTTTTTCACATCCGCGAAGGCGTGCGCTTCCACAACGGGCGCGCCGTGACCGCCGGCGATTTCGCCTTCAGCCTCACGCGCGTGTTCACCGAGCCCTTTCTCTCGGAAGGCCTCGCGGCCGGATACTTGGACGCGATCGAGGGCGTGCCGGAGTTCATCGGGGGGAAGGCGAAGGCGGTGCGGGGCATCCAGGTTCTCGACGACCGCCGACTCCGGATCCACTTGAGCCGGCCGTACCGTCCGCTCTTGACCGCGCTGGCGCTCGATCAGACCTCGGCCGTGCCCCGCGAGGTGCTGGAGGCGCGCGGCAAGCAGGCCCTTGAAGTCACGCCCGTGGGCTGCGGCCCGTTCCGCTTCGTGCGCCGCGAGGGGGCTCAGGGCGTCGTGCTCGCCGCGAACCCCGACTACTTCATGGGACGCCCCGCCATCGACACCCTGATCTTCCACGCGCCGCAGGGCGACGTGACCTCGCTGGGAGCCGACGCGCTCCTCGACGGGCGGGCGACGCTGAGCGCCCTTCCCGCCGATCGGATCGAGGAATTTCGCGCGCGCCGCGGCATCACGATGCTCCGGTGGCAGGATCTGAGCCTCGCCTTCCTCGGCATGAACGCGACCATCAAGCCGCTCGACGACCCGCGTGTCCGCCGCGCGATCGCGCTCGCGGTCGACCGTCAGGCCATGCTCGACCTCCAGCCCGAGGGGAAGACACTCGCGCAGGGGATTCTCCCTCCCGGCCTTCCCGGGTACACGCCGATCCAGAAGACCTATCCGCACGATGTCGCGCGGGCCCGCGCGTTGCTGACCGAGGCCGGATTTGGTCCGGAAAACCCGCTGCCGAAGCTCCGGCTCTACCGTCGGAGCACGACCAACGCCAAGACCCTTCAGGTCGATTCGCTCATGGTCCGCTCGCTTGCCGCGGCCGGCATCCCCGTGGAAACCCGCTACGTGACGTGGGCGGTCCTCGACCGCCTCATCACCGCGCGAAAAGCCCCGATGTTCGCGCTGTCCTGGGTGGCCGACATCCCCGACCCCGATACGTTCCTTCGGGCGCTCTTTTACTCGTCCAGCGGAACGAACTACTTCCGCTACTCGAACTCGACGGTCGACTCGCTCCTGGACGTGGCGCGAGGCGCGGACGATCCCACCCTGCGCCAGAGCGCCTACGAGCACGCCGAGGAGCTGATTCTTCGCGAGGCCCCCTTCGTCCCGCTTCACAACCCGGCCAGCTTCATCGGCCTGCGCGACGAGGTCGTGGGACTGGAAATGAACCCGTTGGGAATCTCCACGCTGGCCATGGAGAAGCTCCGCTTCGCGGGGCCGAGGCACGATGAGGAACGGCGAAGCGCCGGTCGCTGACGGTCCGCGGCGGCCCCGCGCCGGCCTTCAGGCCCGTATCTTCATCACCTTCGGGGTGATCGTGGTCGGGCTCGTCTCGGCCGCCGTCACCTTCTTCGTGCGGAGCGAGACGGACTCGCTCCTCCGCGAGACCCGGAAGCGCGGCTTCGCGGTGGCGCGCAGCATCGCGTGGCTCTCCACGCCCTCGCTTCTCTCCTACAACTACATCGCGCTGAACCAGGCGGCCAGCCGCTCCCAGGCCGGCAGCGAGATCGCCTACGTCGTGATCTATGACAAGGAAGGCCAGATCGCCGCCGACAGCCGCTCCCAGAATTCCTTCGGTCAGCCCCCGCGCGACGCGGCCGACTTCACGGCGCAGGCCGTGCGCGAGGAGCACTGGAGCTTCATCGAGCCGAACCGGCCCGGGGGCGGGCGAATCCTCGAGATTCTTCTCCCGGTCTACGTCGAGGGATACCAGGTCAAGTGGGGCACCGTGCGGGTCGGGATCTCCCTCGAGGGGCTCGATCGGGAGATCGCGGCGCTCACGCAGCATCTGATCATCGCCGGCCTCCTCGCGGCGATTCTCTGCCTCGTCGGCGCGCGCCTCGCGGCGCGAGGAATCACGCGCCCGATGGACCGGCTGGTGGCCGCCACGCGCGCGATCGCCCAGGGCGACTACTCCCAGCGTCTCCATCTCAAGAGCGGCGACGAGATCGAGACGCTCGCATGGCATTTCGACCGGATGGCCGACGAGGTGCAGCGCCAGCAGGCCGAGGCCCTGGCGAGCCGTGAAAACCTGGCGCGCCTGAACCAAGGCCTCGAAGCGGCCGTCCAGGCCCGGACGCACGCCCTGGCGGAGTCCGAGGGCAAGTACCGGATCCTCGTCGAGAGCGCGCCCCAGGGCATCCTCATCCTACAATCGGGGAAAGCGGTATTCGCGAATCCGGCGATCGAGCAGATGACCGGCCGCGCGGCCGCCGAGCTGCTCCGCGCCGGCTTCGACGCGGTGACCCTCTTCGCCGGGGAGTCGGTTCCGGCGATTCTGGAAGCCTTCGCGACCCCCGAGCATCCTCGCACGCAGCTCGCGGCGGAGGTGCTCCACGCATCGGGTCGCCGGATCTTCGTCGAGATGCAGATCGCTCCCCTCGTCTTCCAGAACGCGCCCGCGACGATGATCTTGCTCTCCGACGTGACGGCGCTCCGCGACCTTCAAGAGCGGCTCACCCGGGGCGAGAAGCTCCGCGCCCTCGGCGAGCTGGCGGCGGGCGTGGCCCACGACTTCAACAACAACCTCGGCATCATTCTCGGCCGGGCGCAGCTCCTCCTCATGCGGGCCACCGATCCGGAGACGGCGGCCGGTCTCCAGGTCGTTCGCCAGGCCGCGATGGACGCCGGCGAAGCGGTCCGGCGGATCCAGCAATTCAGCCGCGTCCGCGAGGACCGGGCCCAAGAGGTGATCGATCTGCCGGCGCTCGCCGAGGAGGTCGTGGAGATCACGCGCGGCAAGTGGAAGAACGAGAGCGAGCGTCGCGGCGTCAAGGTCGAGACGAAGATCGAAGTCGAGGATCCGCGCCCGATTCTCGGGTCGCGCGCGGAGATCCGCGAGGCGCTCACGAATCTCATCTTCAATTCGGTCGACGCGCTCCCGAAGGGTGGGACGATCACGATCCGCTGCCGCTCGGAAGAGCGGTTCGCGATCCTGGAGGTCGCCGACAACGGCGTGGGCATGACCGAGGAGATACGGGGCAGGATGTTCGAGCCCTTCTTCACCACGAAGGGAGTCTCCGGAAACGGGCTCGGACTCTCCATGGTCTACGGGATCGTGTCGCGGCACCGCGGCACGGTGGAGGTCGACACGATCCCGGACGCAGGTACGGTCGTCCGGATGCGCTTCCCTGCAACCGACCGGGAGAAGAACGCGCAGCCGGGACGCCAGATGGTCCGCGCGCCGTTCCAGGCCCGGATCCTCGTGGTGGACGATGAGCCCGAGATCCTGCGCGTCCTCCGCGATGCTCTGGAGGAGAGTGGCCACGTCGTGGAGACCGCCTCCTCTGGCACCGAGGGGATCGAGCGGTTCCGCGGCGCCACGTTCGACGCGGTCCTCTCCGACATCGGCATGCCGGACTTAAGCGGCTGGGACGTGGCGCGCACCGTGCGCCGGGAGGGTTCACCGGGCCTGATCCTTGGGCTGGTCACGGGCTGGGGGGCCACGATCAGCGAGGAGATGGTGACCGAGCACGGCGTGAATTTCGTGGTCGCGAAGCCCTTCGACGTAGAGGATCTGATCTCGAAGGTGAATCAGGCCATCAACGGCGGACCGGTCACGCTACCTCGAGCCGCTTCACCCACCTCATATCGCCCGACTTGAGCCGTCGCTCGCGGTAGCCGACCGCCTCGAGAAACCGCTCTCCGTCGTCATAGCCCGCGGGCACATCGGCCGCGATCGACGTCGCGCCGTGTTCCTCCACGAGAAATCCCTCGAGCAGCTCGAGCGCGGCGCGGCCGTAGCCGCGGCCCCGCTCCGCCTGCGACAGCACGAGCCCGCGCAGCACCGACGGAACCTCCGCGGAGCCGACCTCGACTTCCAGCGTTCCGATCAGGCTCTTGTTGTCCGTCCGGCGGACCGCGAAGTAGTACCGCGCGTCGTCGGTGATCGCGTCCTCGTACATCATCTCGATGTCCCCGGGGTCGAAGTCGGAGGAGCCGGTGAGGGCCTCGAAGTAATCGGGGGCGTCGAGGTAGACCTTCCAGATCGTGGGAAGGTGCTCCGGTCCGGGGACTTCCAGGTAAACCAATGGTCCGTCGATTCGGGTCGTCGTCGACGCGCTCATCGCAAGAGAACCGCCTTCTGCACGCGCACCCTCCCTTGAGCCTGCAGCCGGAACAGGTAGATTCCGGCCCCGACCGGTCTCCCGCGGTCATCGGTACCGTCCCACGTGAACGGCAAGGTCCCCTCACGCCCGCGCGAGTCGGCCAGGGTACGGACGAGCGACCCGTCGGCGCGGAACACGCGTACCACATAGGGGCCGTCCCGGTCCAGCGAGACCCAGAATTGAGCGCTCGGCCGGAACGGGTTCGGCCGGATCCGGCCCATCGCGAGAACCCGCGGCGCGCCTGAGGGGATCGTGACGCGAACCGGCCCCGCCTCGGCATCCAGCTCGCCCGGGCGCGAGACCGTGATCCAGTAGGAGTAGGTCAGCCCGGGGATCACATCAGCGTCTTCAAGCATTCCATCGTTTCGTTCCGCATGGATCGTCGCGATGCGCCGGCGCGGCTCCGCGCCGAACGCGCGGTCGAGCCCGACCGCGGCGCCGATTGCGTCCGCGAGCTTCCACTCGAGAGCAACC
The nucleotide sequence above comes from Candidatus Eisenbacteria bacterium. Encoded proteins:
- a CDS encoding ATP-binding cassette domain-containing protein — encoded protein: MIEVQKLLKTFHDRKRGEVAAVQDVSFVCPPGKVFGLLGRNGAGKTTTLRMLATILVPTSGTAKVAGHDILEKPAEVRRSIGYLSGETKLYDRLTGRELLTYFGTLASMTSSSIVARIEELRGPFGLSDFLDKRIGKMSTGMKQRLSISRVVFHDPQVLIFDEPTAGLDVIGARAVLSLIQDLKKKGRTVIFSTHIMTEAERICDEIAIIERGRILAQGSVESLRQKSNQSSLEDVFVEIVGSVDGER
- a CDS encoding ABC transporter permease, which translates into the protein MSGKMLAVFRKEVIDTLRDGRSIFAIFVFPFLLYPAMLFFISWMHMKEGEEAKALEVRVGVVGGATLPFLADSLAAMPGVTAVPLEAAPASMDDAHVNAVLVVPAGILGSIARGDSARVELLYKEADNKSSAAAARIERILDPVRQALTVSWAQSHGAHTDTPPLLVVEKKDVSLKSEMGRYIAALLIPYLLMVMMAAGSMQTAIDATTGEKERSTLETLLATSASRAELLLGKCAAVIAAAVTGAVTGITGLWFTFAVVAKAFPAMGTSELELSIGPDKLILIFLTLLPTAVFLSAVLVAIGCFARSMREGQTYASYVYMVAIFMGLGSLGQQTPSMSRFFIPFLNTALLQREILTNSVQLLHAVAAVGVTTAAAAVMLTIAVRLFSNEAVLFRT
- a CDS encoding aminopeptidase P family protein is translated as MKSDVDRLLEERGLSAAIILRGETPNPTFRYLAGPAAAHISAAILVWRPGQRPHLVHAAMERDSAAATGFELSEYGSHGYRKILEDEGSRERANARLLVKVLGELGVKGPVLIHGYGEVGRNYHVLNRLREWAPGIEIAEDEDLGLFDRARLSKEPDEVDAVRTVAGACGRAYERIRKVIGRGRLEGKRLKDSEGWVTIGRLRREVRKVFFDADLEEPHGNIIAMGRDAGVPHNVGNDSDVIEEGRPIVVDLYPVQSGGGYYFDVTRTLCVGRAPAELKELHALVREAVERTVNSLATETPARMYQEKVCDLFEQRGHKTIRQDERLQEGYIHGLGHGIGLEVHERPHLGGPSQNRDRIAPGSLFTVEPGLYYPSRNLGVRIEDVVYARPDGSFQNLTQIPYELEVAPASS
- the hflX gene encoding GTPase HflX gives rise to the protein MSRVAASTRRRRERAILAGRAPARFANGADPFTELRLLAETAGAEVLGEVLQRRASVRSSTFLSKGKIEEVRLLSEEQDATLLLMDDDLSPAQSRNLEEELDLRVVDRSGLILDIFARRARTREARLQVELAQLEYVLPRLTRMWEHLSRLGGGIGTRGPGETQLEVDRRRIRERIAKLKRELEGVVRERRVQRKGRLGCYKVSLVGYTNAGKSTLFNALTRARVFVEDQLFATLDPTTRVYATSGRTRALLTDTVGFIRKLPAHLVASFRATLEEVTEADLLLHVVDAAEPSPQVHIDAVESVLEEIGALGRPRLLVFNKIDALADEVGLIGLRAQHPGAVFVSAVTREGIPELREESIRRLRAEDGSLRQQESPNGE
- a CDS encoding M24 family metallopeptidase, which encodes MDRDRIARIQEALREEGLLGWLLFDFHGVNPIARSVLEMADGPTAPKTTRRWFYLVPARGEPQRVVHRLEPRSLDHLPGESRIYLTWQELDRALADVIGRLLASGSSGPAGAKIAMEYSPLARLPYVSRVDAGTVELVRGAGAEVVSSADLAQRFGGVLPPAAREDHRRTGAILHGVIQGALERARELARSGARLTEVSLQAWIQERFAEAGLVSSDPPTVAVNAHSGDPHFTPAPDHDAPIVPGDFILIDAWAKAARAGAVYADYTQVAFLGPSAPERHREVFAAVRDARDAAIAAVGDALRAGRAIRGCDVDDAARGVIRERGFGERFVHRTGHSIGTEVHANGVHLDNLETRDERRLIEGTLVSVEPGVYLDDFGVRSEVNLLIDGGEAIVTTQPIQRELPALLP
- a CDS encoding aminoacyl-tRNA hydrolase, with translation MATATVPLREIRFRTSRSGGPGGQNVNKVETRVELWWGLEESPSFTPAEKVRLRASLGRRLGADGGVRVVSQKFRSQSRNREAAVERLRELVADALRPRKSRRATRPTGSSREARLEAKKRRAATKRLRIRGPHFDG
- a CDS encoding ABC transporter substrate-binding protein is translated as MKSFPIKPGPAVIAVSALALVALAVAIPIVWKPAAFRPAGTDGSTPPGAHGTARPPEPKPGPTVFRFFQENPTNLDAALASDAYSSTVIAQIYSPLVGLTSSLEPTPQAADSWTISRDGLTYVFHIREGVRFHNGRAVTAGDFAFSLTRVFTEPFLSEGLAAGYLDAIEGVPEFIGGKAKAVRGIQVLDDRRLRIHLSRPYRPLLTALALDQTSAVPREVLEARGKQALEVTPVGCGPFRFVRREGAQGVVLAANPDYFMGRPAIDTLIFHAPQGDVTSLGADALLDGRATLSALPADRIEEFRARRGITMLRWQDLSLAFLGMNATIKPLDDPRVRRAIALAVDRQAMLDLQPEGKTLAQGILPPGLPGYTPIQKTYPHDVARARALLTEAGFGPENPLPKLRLYRRSTTNAKTLQVDSLMVRSLAAAGIPVETRYVTWAVLDRLITARKAPMFALSWVADIPDPDTFLRALFYSSSGTNYFRYSNSTVDSLLDVARGADDPTLRQSAYEHAEELILREAPFVPLHNPASFIGLRDEVVGLEMNPLGISTLAMEKLRFAGPRHDEERRSAGR
- a CDS encoding response regulator codes for the protein MRNGEAPVADGPRRPRAGLQARIFITFGVIVVGLVSAAVTFFVRSETDSLLRETRKRGFAVARSIAWLSTPSLLSYNYIALNQAASRSQAGSEIAYVVIYDKEGQIAADSRSQNSFGQPPRDAADFTAQAVREEHWSFIEPNRPGGGRILEILLPVYVEGYQVKWGTVRVGISLEGLDREIAALTQHLIIAGLLAAILCLVGARLAARGITRPMDRLVAATRAIAQGDYSQRLHLKSGDEIETLAWHFDRMADEVQRQQAEALASRENLARLNQGLEAAVQARTHALAESEGKYRILVESAPQGILILQSGKAVFANPAIEQMTGRAAAELLRAGFDAVTLFAGESVPAILEAFATPEHPRTQLAAEVLHASGRRIFVEMQIAPLVFQNAPATMILLSDVTALRDLQERLTRGEKLRALGELAAGVAHDFNNNLGIILGRAQLLLMRATDPETAAGLQVVRQAAMDAGEAVRRIQQFSRVREDRAQEVIDLPALAEEVVEITRGKWKNESERRGVKVETKIEVEDPRPILGSRAEIREALTNLIFNSVDALPKGGTITIRCRSEERFAILEVADNGVGMTEEIRGRMFEPFFTTKGVSGNGLGLSMVYGIVSRHRGTVEVDTIPDAGTVVRMRFPATDREKNAQPGRQMVRAPFQARILVVDDEPEILRVLRDALEESGHVVETASSGTEGIERFRGATFDAVLSDIGMPDLSGWDVARTVRREGSPGLILGLVTGWGATISEEMVTEHGVNFVVAKPFDVEDLISKVNQAINGGPVTLPRAASPTSYRPT
- a CDS encoding GNAT family N-acetyltransferase: MSASTTTRIDGPLVYLEVPGPEHLPTIWKVYLDAPDYFEALTGSSDFDPGDIEMMYEDAITDDARYYFAVRRTDNKSLIGTLEVEVGSAEVPSVLRGLVLSQAERGRGYGRAALELLEGFLVEEHGATSIAADVPAGYDDGERFLEAVGYRERRLKSGDMRWVKRLEVA